In one window of Dehalococcoidia bacterium DNA:
- a CDS encoding MgtC/SapB family protein, protein MRDNALDAIDQIEIVGRVALAAVLGGAVGLERALRGHPAGVRTMALVTAGAALFSDISRLSGGDDRIAASIVTGIGFLGAGAIVREGFTVEGITTAATIWATAAVGMAIGHELYLTGLLGAVLILLILAARPFVRRADELIKRQTGGGGGETGHREEREDERQA, encoded by the coding sequence TTGAGGGATAACGCACTGGACGCAATCGACCAGATCGAGATCGTGGGCAGGGTCGCCCTCGCCGCCGTCCTTGGCGGGGCCGTCGGCCTCGAGCGGGCACTCCGCGGCCATCCCGCCGGAGTGCGCACCATGGCGCTCGTCACCGCCGGCGCCGCGCTCTTCAGCGACATATCGCGGCTCAGCGGAGGCGACGACCGCATCGCCGCAAGCATCGTCACCGGCATCGGCTTTTTGGGCGCGGGCGCAATCGTCCGTGAAGGCTTCACCGTCGAGGGCATAACCACCGCCGCAACCATCTGGGCGACGGCCGCCGTCGGCATGGCCATCGGCCACGAGCTGTACCTAACAGGGCTGCTGGGAGCGGTCCTGATACTGCTCATCCTGGCGGCGCGTCCTTTCGTCCGCAGGGCCGACGAGCTTATCAAGCGACAGACCGGCGGCGGTGGCGGTGAGACCGGACATAGAGAAGAGAGAGAAGATGAGCGACAGGCATAA
- a CDS encoding HAD family phosphatase → MGRFHAVIFDMDGVLADSEPAYLEGINRVLARFGVRLSEGENTAIMGTTVEVTWGAVIEKFRLPPEKYEECVASYDKAMEELLRRPREPLPGARWLLQELRSRKVPYALASSAWPNWIASLLEATGLDGSFDVIVSRTMVEHGKPAPDIYLYAAEKLGREPGRCVALEDTPTGIAAAKAAGMFAVQMRGASTAFPPLPEADLVLESLEAFPLSLLG, encoded by the coding sequence TTGGGCCGCTTCCACGCCGTGATCTTCGATATGGACGGCGTCCTCGCCGACAGCGAGCCGGCGTACCTGGAAGGGATAAACCGGGTGCTGGCGCGATTCGGCGTGCGGCTGAGCGAGGGCGAGAACACGGCGATCATGGGCACGACGGTCGAGGTGACGTGGGGCGCCGTAATCGAGAAGTTCCGCCTGCCGCCGGAGAAGTACGAGGAGTGCGTCGCGAGCTACGATAAGGCGATGGAGGAGTTGCTGCGACGGCCGCGCGAGCCGCTGCCAGGAGCGCGGTGGCTCTTACAGGAGCTGCGGTCGCGCAAGGTGCCGTACGCGCTCGCCTCTTCCGCGTGGCCGAACTGGATCGCCTCGCTGCTCGAGGCGACGGGGCTCGACGGTTCGTTCGACGTCATCGTCTCGCGGACGATGGTAGAGCACGGCAAGCCCGCGCCCGACATCTACCTGTACGCGGCGGAGAAGCTGGGCAGAGAGCCGGGGCGTTGCGTCGCGCTGGAGGACACGCCGACGGGGATCGCGGCAGCGAAGGCGGCGGGGATGTTCGCAGTGCAGATGCGGGGCGCTTCCACGGCGTTTCCGCCGCTGCCCGAAGCAGACCTCGTCCTCGAATCGCTCGAAGCGTTCCCGCTTTCTCTTCTTGGCTGA
- a CDS encoding alpha/beta fold hydrolase, whose protein sequence is MRARTKALLPLIAIAAAVFLSCGDDEEATPTPAPLTSEKVSFHTEDGITIRGHLFGDGDVAVILCHMRPSDQTSWYPFAEELADAGYAALTFDFRGYGESDGEQELSLVDLDVEAALRAMRERGHDTVYLVGASMGGTASLMVAAREEVAGVVAISAPAQFEGLNAEEVIAEVGEPKLFIAAEGDASATTSLETLFELAPEPKEQRVFGGSAHGTALLEEEHAAEVKAAITSFLSR, encoded by the coding sequence GTGCGCGCGCGGACGAAAGCACTCCTGCCGCTAATCGCCATTGCGGCCGCCGTCTTCCTCTCGTGTGGGGACGACGAAGAGGCGACGCCGACGCCGGCGCCGCTCACATCGGAGAAAGTTAGCTTCCACACCGAGGACGGCATCACCATCCGCGGCCACCTCTTCGGCGACGGCGATGTGGCCGTCATCCTCTGCCACATGCGCCCCAGCGACCAGACATCGTGGTACCCGTTCGCCGAGGAGCTGGCGGATGCCGGCTACGCTGCCCTGACGTTCGACTTCCGCGGGTACGGCGAGTCGGACGGCGAGCAAGAGCTCTCGCTGGTGGACCTGGACGTCGAGGCAGCGCTGCGGGCGATGCGCGAGCGCGGCCACGACACGGTGTATCTCGTCGGCGCGAGCATGGGCGGGACGGCCTCGCTGATGGTCGCCGCGCGCGAAGAAGTGGCGGGCGTGGTGGCGATATCGGCGCCGGCGCAGTTCGAGGGGTTGAACGCGGAAGAGGTGATAGCGGAGGTGGGGGAGCCGAAGCTGTTCATCGCCGCCGAGGGGGACGCATCGGCGACAACCAGCCTGGAGACATTGTTTGAGCTGGCGCCGGAGCCCAAGGAGCAGCGCGTGTTCGGAGGGTCGGCGCACGGGACGGCGTTGCTGGAGGAGGAGCACGCCGCGGAGGTGAAGGCGGCCATCACCTCCTTCCTCTCACGGTAA
- the rsmG gene encoding 16S rRNA (guanine(527)-N(7))-methyltransferase RsmG: FLSPRGIMVYGMYLDERTQAGVRFAIISLPEAPVLEVLSQGARELGLELDALQLERFERYYRLLATSGRRAGVTSITDYEEVQRRHFLESLAVAATLLQLGVLGGASPGSALDLGSGGGFPGLPMKILLPALEMTLLEASARKSAFLRETVDALGLEGAQVVTARAEEAAQQPAYRERFDLVVARAVAPLPALVELALPFLRVGGHLAAPKGSRASSEVKQASFALEALHGEVVGRWPLPLAGAAHSQTLVLVRKTAPTPERYPRRAGVPAKRPLLQRK, encoded by the coding sequence TTCCTCTCCCCACGTGGCATTATGGTGTACGGAATGTATCTGGACGAGCGCACTCAAGCCGGCGTGCGCTTTGCTATAATCTCTCTTCCGGAGGCGCCAGTGCTTGAAGTCCTGTCACAAGGCGCCCGCGAGCTCGGCCTTGAACTGGACGCGCTGCAGCTAGAGCGGTTCGAGCGCTACTACCGGCTGCTCGCGACCTCGGGCAGGAGGGCGGGCGTCACATCGATAACGGACTACGAAGAGGTGCAGCGACGGCACTTTCTGGAATCGCTCGCGGTTGCCGCAACCCTGCTCCAGCTCGGCGTCCTCGGCGGCGCATCGCCGGGCTCTGCGCTCGATCTCGGCAGCGGCGGCGGCTTCCCCGGCCTGCCGATGAAGATCCTGCTTCCCGCGCTGGAGATGACGTTGCTGGAGGCGAGCGCGCGAAAGAGCGCCTTCCTGCGGGAGACGGTCGACGCGCTGGGGCTGGAGGGCGCGCAGGTGGTGACGGCGAGGGCGGAGGAGGCGGCGCAGCAGCCGGCGTACCGCGAGCGGTTCGATCTCGTGGTCGCGCGGGCGGTGGCGCCGCTGCCGGCGCTCGTCGAGCTGGCATTGCCGTTCCTGAGGGTCGGCGGCCATCTCGCCGCGCCGAAGGGCAGCCGCGCGTCAAGCGAGGTGAAACAGGCGTCGTTTGCCCTCGAGGCACTGCATGGGGAAGTCGTCGGGCGATGGCCGCTGCCGCTCGCGGGCGCAGCGCACTCGCAGACGCTCGTCTTAGTCCGCAAGACGGCGCCGACGCCTGAGCGCTACCCGAGAAGGGCGGGGGTCCCCGCTAAGCGGCCGCTGCTGCAAAGAAAATGA
- a CDS encoding CaiB/BaiF CoA-transferase family protein, with protein sequence MMPLEGIRVLDLSRLAPGPFCTMLLGDLGADVLLVEAPADALPSGGARPALAGEDEGAERAAAFNALGRNKRSIVLNLRHEEGRRIFYRLAETADVVLEGFRPGVVTRLAVDYQTLREINPRIVYCSLSGYGQDGPYSGLVGHDINYISIGGALGIIGSPDGPPAIPFNIIADFAAGGLHAAYAILAALLARERTGRGQYLDIAMSDGVIYLLALPFMQYFASGRPLRPGAEMLNGGAPFYNVYETKDGRWLSIGSLEPHFYANLCRALGREDFVPLQGDTSRWDELSTFLREAFREKTRDEWFDLLRQTDVCVAPVYGLDEAAEDAHNRHRGMVLEIDHPTLGKVRQVGIGTKFSETPGAVRSLAPRPGQHTDEVLAALGHDRAQIDTLRRLGAIS encoded by the coding sequence ATGATGCCGCTGGAAGGTATACGCGTCCTCGATCTCTCACGCCTCGCCCCTGGGCCCTTCTGCACCATGCTCCTCGGCGATCTCGGCGCCGACGTCCTTCTCGTCGAGGCCCCCGCCGATGCGCTGCCCAGCGGCGGCGCCCGTCCCGCCCTCGCAGGCGAAGACGAAGGCGCAGAACGCGCGGCCGCCTTCAATGCCCTCGGACGCAACAAGCGCAGTATCGTCCTCAACCTCCGCCACGAGGAGGGCCGCCGCATCTTCTACCGGCTGGCGGAGACGGCGGACGTCGTCCTCGAGGGGTTCCGGCCCGGCGTCGTCACGCGGCTGGCGGTCGACTACCAGACGCTCAGAGAGATCAACCCGCGCATCGTGTACTGCTCGCTTTCCGGCTACGGGCAGGACGGGCCGTACAGCGGCCTCGTGGGCCACGACATCAATTACATCTCAATCGGCGGCGCCCTCGGCATCATCGGCTCGCCTGACGGGCCTCCGGCGATCCCCTTCAACATCATCGCCGATTTCGCGGCCGGCGGGCTGCACGCCGCATACGCCATCCTCGCCGCCCTGCTCGCCCGCGAACGGACGGGCCGCGGCCAGTACCTCGACATCGCGATGTCCGACGGCGTCATCTACCTGCTGGCGCTGCCTTTCATGCAGTACTTCGCGAGCGGCCGCCCGCTCCGTCCGGGCGCCGAGATGCTGAACGGCGGCGCCCCCTTCTACAACGTCTACGAAACGAAAGACGGCCGCTGGCTGAGCATCGGCAGCCTCGAGCCCCACTTCTACGCCAACCTCTGCCGCGCCCTTGGCCGCGAGGACTTCGTTCCGCTGCAGGGCGACACGTCGCGCTGGGACGAGTTGTCCACCTTCCTGCGCGAAGCGTTCCGAGAGAAGACGCGCGATGAGTGGTTCGACTTGCTGCGGCAAACGGACGTCTGCGTGGCGCCGGTGTACGGTCTCGACGAGGCGGCAGAGGACGCGCACAACCGGCACCGGGGCATGGTGCTGGAGATAGACCACCCGACGCTGGGGAAGGTGCGTCAGGTGGGGATCGGGACGAAGTTCTCGGAGACGCCGGGGGCCGTGCGCTCCTTGGCGCCGCGGCCCGGCCAGCACACCGACGAGGTGCTTGCCGCCCTCGGCCACGACCGGGCGCAAATCGACACCCTCAGGCGACTGGGCGCGATTAGCTGA
- the greA gene encoding transcription elongation factor GreA — translation MPEKPVPLTKEGLAKLEKELEYLRTVRRQEVATRIHQAKELASTQNNAEYEDAKNEQAFVEGRILTLEKIIANAEIINQEEAHRSKKVQLGSRVTVLTPKGTKETYTIVGSAEAQPREGRISNESPVGQGLIGKGVGDAVLIEAPAGTLRLTITDVS, via the coding sequence ATGCCGGAGAAGCCGGTTCCCCTCACCAAAGAGGGCTTGGCCAAGCTGGAGAAAGAGCTTGAATACCTGCGGACGGTGCGCCGCCAGGAAGTAGCCACGCGTATCCATCAGGCCAAGGAGCTGGCGAGTACGCAGAACAACGCCGAATACGAGGACGCGAAGAACGAACAGGCGTTCGTAGAGGGCCGCATCCTCACTCTCGAGAAGATAATCGCCAACGCTGAGATAATCAACCAGGAGGAGGCGCACCGCTCGAAGAAGGTGCAGCTCGGCTCCAGGGTCACGGTCCTTACCCCCAAGGGCACGAAGGAGACTTACACCATCGTAGGTAGCGCCGAGGCGCAGCCCCGGGAGGGCCGCATCAGCAACGAATCGCCTGTCGGTCAGGGGCTGATCGGCAAGGGCGTCGGCGACGCCGTACTCATCGAGGCGCCGGCGGGAACGCTCAGGCTCACGATCACGGACGTATCCTGA
- the rsmD gene encoding 16S rRNA (guanine(966)-N(2))-methyltransferase RsmD has protein sequence MRVIAGTARGRPLKGPRGRDLRPTSDLIRGAIFDMLAAMGADLSRVLDLYAGTGALGIEALSRGGGRCDFVEKDERACRLIRQNLETTGLSENAAVHCWPVEKVLTRLQGRYSLILADPPYGDEKAEDVLQRIGDSPLVEPEAVIVMEHSRRRPPPPALGRRPLVTSRRHGDTVISFYRAGGSP, from the coding sequence ATGCGCGTAATCGCCGGAACAGCCAGAGGACGCCCGCTCAAGGGGCCGCGCGGCCGCGATCTCAGGCCGACATCCGACCTGATCCGGGGAGCGATCTTCGATATGCTGGCGGCCATGGGCGCCGACCTTTCGCGCGTCCTCGACCTCTATGCCGGCACGGGCGCGCTGGGGATCGAGGCGCTGAGCAGGGGCGGAGGCCGGTGCGACTTCGTGGAGAAGGACGAGCGCGCCTGCCGCCTCATCCGCCAGAACCTGGAAACGACCGGCCTTTCCGAAAACGCCGCCGTTCATTGCTGGCCGGTGGAAAAGGTCTTGACGAGATTGCAGGGTCGGTATAGCCTCATTCTGGCGGACCCGCCTTACGGGGACGAAAAGGCGGAGGACGTCCTCCAGAGAATCGGCGATTCACCGCTTGTGGAGCCGGAGGCCGTAATAGTGATGGAACATTCGCGCCGGCGCCCTCCGCCCCCGGCTCTGGGCCGGCGCCCCCTCGTGACCAGCCGGCGGCACGGCGACACCGTCATTTCTTTCTATCGCGCAGGAGGTAGCCCTTGA
- the leuS gene encoding leucine--tRNA ligase, whose amino-acid sequence MSDRHNPPEIEKKWQRRWDADGLYRTPDDDPRPKWYALTMFPYTSGDLHIGHWYAMAPSDVQARYKRMRGYNVLFPMGFDSFGLPAENAAIKYQIHPYEWTMNNVEHMRKQLRSMGAMFDWEREVITSDPDYYKWTQWWFLQFYKNGLAYKGLAPANWCPSCQTVLANEQVLPDGTCERCHTPVVRRLLEQWFFRITRYADELLDFGGIEWPERIVTMQRNWIGRSEGTVIAFGLDAPGAEEKEIRVFTTRPDTVYGVTFMVIAPEHPLVEKLTTPERRAEVEAYVENSRRITEIERLSTEREKTGVFTGSHCINLLNGERVPILVADYVLLTYGTGIVMGVPAHDERDFEFARKYGIPVRVVIAPPNYDGSPLSEAYLEPGVMVNSGPFDGTPNEEGKAAVTRYLEERGWGGPTVSYRLRDWLLSRQRYWGAPIPIVYCEKCGTVPVPEKDLPVLLPSDAEFRPTGESPLARHEGFVNTSCPQCGGAARRETDTMDTFVCSSWYMYRYVDPHNPERPMSRELARKWLPVDQYTGGAEHAVMHLLYSRFFARAARDMGLVEFAEPFLRLFNQGIIVSGKAKMSKSRGNVVAPDEYVARQGADAVRVYLMFIGPWEQGGEWDDSGLAGVSRWLNRVWNLVLTPAKTVAEADPTAVRELRRMTHKTIRRVTEDVERFRFNTMVAALMEYTNYLTRIRDAGPVPEAAWNEAMETLLLLLAPSAPHLAEELWERTGRPYSIHNQRWPEWDAGLAAEEQITLVVQVNGKLRDRILVPADIGEAEATERALASAKVKPHLEEKSIQRVIYVPQRLVNIVVR is encoded by the coding sequence ATGAGCGACAGGCATAACCCGCCGGAGATCGAGAAGAAGTGGCAGCGACGCTGGGACGCCGATGGGCTCTACCGGACGCCGGACGATGACCCGCGCCCCAAGTGGTACGCCCTTACGATGTTCCCCTACACCTCCGGCGACCTCCACATCGGCCACTGGTACGCCATGGCCCCCTCCGACGTCCAGGCGCGCTACAAGCGCATGCGCGGCTACAACGTCCTCTTCCCCATGGGCTTCGACTCCTTCGGCCTGCCCGCGGAGAACGCCGCCATCAAGTACCAGATACACCCCTACGAGTGGACGATGAACAACGTCGAGCACATGCGCAAGCAGCTCCGCTCGATGGGGGCGATGTTCGACTGGGAGCGCGAGGTCATAACGTCCGACCCCGACTACTACAAGTGGACGCAATGGTGGTTCCTCCAGTTCTATAAGAACGGCCTCGCCTACAAGGGGCTGGCGCCTGCCAACTGGTGCCCGTCCTGCCAGACCGTCCTCGCGAACGAGCAGGTGCTCCCCGACGGCACCTGCGAACGCTGCCACACGCCCGTCGTGCGGCGGCTGCTCGAGCAGTGGTTCTTCCGCATCACCCGCTACGCCGACGAACTGCTCGACTTTGGCGGTATCGAGTGGCCGGAGCGCATCGTGACGATGCAGCGCAACTGGATCGGGCGCAGCGAAGGGACGGTGATCGCGTTCGGCCTCGACGCGCCGGGAGCGGAGGAAAAGGAGATACGCGTCTTCACCACCCGCCCCGACACCGTGTACGGCGTGACCTTCATGGTCATCGCGCCCGAGCACCCGCTTGTCGAGAAGCTGACGACACCGGAGCGGCGGGCGGAAGTGGAGGCGTACGTGGAAAACAGCCGCCGCATCACGGAGATCGAGCGGCTGTCGACGGAGCGGGAGAAGACGGGCGTCTTCACGGGCTCGCACTGCATCAACCTGCTCAACGGCGAGCGCGTCCCCATACTCGTCGCCGATTACGTGCTGCTCACTTACGGGACGGGCATCGTGATGGGCGTGCCCGCCCACGACGAGCGCGACTTCGAGTTCGCGCGGAAGTACGGCATCCCCGTGCGCGTCGTCATCGCCCCGCCCAACTACGACGGCAGTCCCCTGAGCGAGGCCTATCTCGAGCCGGGGGTAATGGTGAACTCCGGCCCCTTCGACGGCACGCCCAACGAAGAGGGAAAGGCTGCGGTCACCCGCTACCTCGAGGAACGCGGCTGGGGCGGCCCGACGGTCAGCTACCGCCTGCGCGACTGGCTGCTGTCGCGGCAGCGCTACTGGGGCGCGCCCATCCCCATCGTCTACTGCGAAAAGTGCGGCACGGTGCCGGTGCCCGAGAAGGACCTGCCGGTGCTTCTGCCCTCCGACGCCGAGTTCCGGCCGACGGGGGAGTCGCCGCTGGCCAGGCACGAGGGGTTCGTCAACACTAGCTGTCCGCAGTGCGGCGGCGCGGCAAGGCGCGAGACCGACACGATGGACACCTTCGTTTGCTCGAGCTGGTACATGTACCGCTACGTCGACCCCCACAACCCCGAGCGGCCGATGTCGCGGGAGCTGGCCCGAAAGTGGCTCCCCGTCGACCAGTACACGGGAGGCGCCGAGCACGCCGTCATGCACCTGCTCTACTCTCGCTTCTTCGCCCGCGCGGCGCGCGACATGGGCCTCGTCGAGTTCGCCGAGCCCTTCCTGCGGCTGTTCAACCAGGGGATCATCGTCTCCGGCAAGGCGAAGATGAGCAAATCGCGCGGCAACGTCGTCGCCCCCGACGAGTACGTGGCCCGCCAGGGCGCCGACGCCGTGCGCGTCTACCTCATGTTCATCGGGCCGTGGGAGCAGGGCGGCGAATGGGACGACTCCGGGCTCGCGGGCGTCTCGCGCTGGCTCAATCGCGTGTGGAACCTGGTGCTGACGCCCGCGAAAACGGTGGCGGAAGCCGACCCGACCGCCGTCCGCGAGCTGCGGCGCATGACCCACAAGACAATCCGTCGCGTCACCGAGGACGTGGAGCGCTTCCGCTTCAACACGATGGTCGCAGCGCTCATGGAGTACACCAACTACCTGACGCGCATCCGCGATGCCGGCCCCGTGCCCGAAGCCGCCTGGAACGAAGCAATGGAAACGCTGCTCCTGTTGCTCGCGCCGTCGGCGCCGCACCTGGCGGAAGAGCTGTGGGAGCGCACAGGGCGTCCGTACAGCATCCACAACCAGCGCTGGCCGGAGTGGGATGCGGGTCTCGCCGCCGAAGAGCAAATTACGCTCGTGGTGCAGGTAAACGGGAAGCTGCGCGACCGAATCCTGGTGCCGGCCGATATCGGCGAGGCGGAGGCGACGGAGCGGGCGCTAGCGAGCGCGAAGGTGAAGCCACATCTTGAAGAAAAGTCCATACAGCGGGTAATCTACGTACCGCAGCGGCTCGTGAACATCGTCGTGAGATGA
- the coaD gene encoding pantetheine-phosphate adenylyltransferase, with the protein MTIAMYPGRFDPVTNGHLNIVRRAASLFDRVVVAVYDLEEVLFSTEERLALFREAVKDNPAVTVEPFRGLVVNFARSQGATVLVRGIRAVTGFETEFDMALMNKIMAPEIESVYLMASLEHLFISGARIREVASLGYDVADLVPPHVAEALRRKFGRE; encoded by the coding sequence TTGACCATCGCAATGTACCCCGGACGCTTTGATCCCGTCACCAACGGTCATCTCAATATCGTCAGGAGGGCTGCCTCGCTCTTCGACCGCGTCGTCGTCGCCGTCTACGATCTGGAGGAAGTGTTGTTCTCCACCGAAGAACGGCTGGCGCTCTTTCGCGAGGCGGTGAAGGACAACCCGGCCGTCACCGTCGAGCCGTTCCGCGGGCTAGTGGTGAACTTCGCGCGCAGCCAGGGAGCGACCGTGCTCGTGCGGGGGATCCGCGCCGTCACCGGCTTCGAGACGGAGTTCGACATGGCGCTGATGAACAAGATCATGGCGCCGGAGATCGAGTCCGTCTATCTCATGGCCAGCCTCGAGCACCTGTTCATCAGCGGCGCCCGCATCCGGGAGGTCGCCAGCCTGGGCTACGACGTGGCCGACCTCGTGCCGCCGCACGTCGCTGAGGCCCTGCGGAGGAAGTTCGGGCGGGAGTAA
- the lysS gene encoding lysine--tRNA ligase, which yields MAGREESYQLRREKLERLRTRGVDPYPPRFRRTHTARQAVEAFLEWEKAKPVEQAPEVTVAGRLTAMRDMGKATFADLRDGSGRIQVYLKSDALGAQAYAMLEDIDLGDFLGAHGRLFRTRAGEVTVEAAGYVVLAKSLRPLPEKWHGLVDTETRYRQRYLDLVANEEVRDLFRTRVQIIAAIRQYMNDRGFLEVETPVLLPEAGGAAARPFVTHHRALDRDLYLRIATELYLKRLIIGGFDKVYEIGRIFRNEGISTKHNPEFTMMESYEAYADYNDVAAMVEELVAYVAQEVLGTTRLTVGESEIDLAPPWRRLTVHEALREYVGLELEQYRRDEAGLRAVVHGMGIEVPEEAGWAKLIDELLSERVEPRLIEPTFLMDYPAPLSPLAKRKAENPDLVERFEPFAGGLELGNAYTELNDPLDQRERFLEQSRRRAAGEEEVEMLDEDFLLALEHGMPPTGGLGIGIDRLVMLLTGQRSIREVILFPQLRTKD from the coding sequence ATGGCGGGAAGAGAAGAAAGCTATCAGCTCCGGCGGGAAAAACTGGAGCGACTGCGCACTCGGGGAGTTGATCCTTATCCCCCACGGTTCAGGCGGACTCACACCGCCCGGCAGGCAGTCGAGGCGTTTCTCGAATGGGAGAAAGCGAAGCCCGTGGAACAGGCGCCGGAGGTCACGGTCGCGGGCCGCCTCACGGCCATGCGCGACATGGGGAAGGCGACGTTTGCCGACCTCCGCGATGGCAGCGGCCGCATCCAGGTCTATCTTAAGAGCGACGCGCTCGGCGCTCAGGCGTACGCCATGCTCGAAGACATCGACCTGGGCGATTTTCTCGGGGCGCACGGCCGCCTGTTCCGCACGCGCGCCGGCGAAGTGACGGTCGAGGCGGCGGGATACGTGGTGCTCGCGAAGTCGCTGCGCCCGCTTCCCGAGAAGTGGCACGGCCTGGTGGACACCGAGACCAGGTACCGGCAGCGCTACCTCGACCTTGTCGCCAATGAGGAGGTGCGCGATCTCTTCCGCACACGCGTGCAGATAATCGCTGCTATCCGGCAGTACATGAACGACCGCGGCTTCCTTGAGGTCGAGACGCCCGTTCTTCTGCCGGAGGCGGGCGGCGCGGCAGCGCGGCCCTTCGTCACTCACCACCGCGCGCTCGACCGCGACCTGTACCTGCGCATCGCTACCGAGCTCTATCTCAAGCGGCTGATCATAGGCGGGTTCGACAAGGTGTATGAGATCGGCCGCATCTTTCGCAACGAGGGGATTTCGACGAAGCACAACCCTGAGTTCACGATGATGGAGAGCTACGAGGCCTACGCCGACTACAACGACGTAGCGGCAATGGTCGAGGAACTCGTGGCCTACGTGGCGCAGGAAGTGCTCGGCACGACCCGCCTTACTGTCGGCGAAAGCGAAATCGACCTCGCGCCGCCCTGGCGACGCCTCACCGTGCATGAGGCGCTGCGCGAGTACGTGGGGCTTGAACTCGAACAGTACCGCCGCGATGAGGCCGGTCTGCGCGCCGTCGTCCATGGCATGGGAATCGAGGTGCCGGAAGAGGCCGGCTGGGCGAAGCTCATCGATGAGTTGCTGTCGGAGCGGGTGGAGCCCAGACTCATCGAGCCCACGTTCCTCATGGACTACCCTGCGCCGCTTTCGCCGCTGGCCAAGCGCAAGGCCGAGAACCCCGACCTCGTGGAGCGCTTCGAGCCGTTCGCGGGCGGCCTCGAGTTGGGCAACGCCTACACGGAGCTTAACGACCCGCTCGATCAGAGAGAGCGCTTCCTCGAGCAGTCGCGCCGTCGCGCCGCCGGTGAGGAAGAGGTCGAGATGCTTGACGAGGACTTCCTGCTCGCCCTCGAGCACGGCATGCCCCCCACGGGCGGCCTCGGCATCGGCATCGACCGGCTGGTCATGCTCCTCACGGGCCAGCGCTCCATCCGCGAGGTCATCCTCTTCCCGCAGCTTCGCACGAAGGACTAA
- a CDS encoding trypsin-like peptidase domain-containing protein, producing the protein MAGRPLSLFPLVALLFLAAALGGAAGGVTVHFLDDDDSGRPSIVSEPTDGPQPTSAVDSPDADVAGEAARSVVTVVNELLPARNTFGDALESVAVGSGVIVDSDGFIVTNEHVVRNAARLTVVMPGGEEHEATLVAADDPFTDLAVIKIDASGLPALRWGDSDALRPGEKVIAIGTALHEFEGSVTVGVVSGLHRRWAREGVVMEDLVQTDAAINHGNSGGALINSRGELVGINSTIIRSTDGGDIVEGIGFAISSKVAAPIVDAIIADGRYPRAYLGIAHQDVDPSLVPLGLFSDRGALVLRVSPDTPADEAGLLEGDIILRMGDMDLTPDMPFINALGRLPPDAEVDFLVNREGEEMTLRVKLVPRDR; encoded by the coding sequence ATGGCGGGAAGACCACTCAGTCTGTTTCCACTCGTTGCGTTGCTGTTCCTCGCGGCCGCGCTGGGAGGCGCAGCAGGCGGAGTCACCGTCCACTTTCTCGACGACGATGACTCGGGCCGTCCTTCGATCGTCTCTGAGCCCACGGACGGGCCGCAGCCGACCAGCGCCGTCGACTCGCCGGACGCCGATGTGGCAGGTGAGGCGGCGCGCTCGGTAGTCACGGTCGTCAACGAGCTGCTGCCCGCCAGGAACACGTTCGGCGATGCGCTGGAATCGGTAGCGGTGGGCTCCGGCGTGATCGTCGACAGTGACGGGTTTATCGTCACCAACGAGCACGTCGTCCGCAACGCCGCCCGTCTCACCGTGGTCATGCCCGGCGGCGAGGAACACGAGGCAACCCTCGTCGCGGCGGACGACCCCTTCACCGATCTGGCCGTCATCAAGATCGACGCGTCCGGGCTGCCCGCCCTTCGCTGGGGCGATTCCGATGCGCTGCGGCCGGGTGAGAAAGTGATCGCCATCGGCACCGCCCTCCACGAGTTCGAGGGGTCGGTAACCGTGGGCGTCGTCAGCGGCCTGCACCGCCGCTGGGCCCGCGAGGGCGTGGTTATGGAAGACCTGGTGCAGACGGACGCCGCCATCAATCACGGCAACAGCGGTGGCGCGCTGATAAACTCGCGGGGCGAGCTTGTCGGCATAAACAGCACGATAATCCGCAGCACCGACGGCGGCGACATCGTCGAGGGGATCGGCTTCGCGATTTCCAGTAAGGTGGCGGCGCCGATTGTCGACGCCATCATCGCCGACGGGCGCTATCCGAGAGCGTACCTGGGCATCGCGCACCAGGACGTCGATCCATCGCTTGTCCCGCTGGGCCTTTTCTCCGACCGGGGCGCCCTCGTCCTGCGCGTCTCCCCCGATACTCCCGCCGACGAGGCCGGCCTGCTCGAGGGTGATATAATCCTGCGGATGGGCGACATGGACCTCACGCCTGACATGCCCTTCATCAACGCCCTTGGCAGGCTCCCACCCGACGCCGAAGTCGACTTTCTCGTGAACCGCGAGGGCGAAGAAATGACCCTGCGCGTGAAGCTGGTGCCGAGAGACCGATGA